The DNA sequence atctatgtccactgtgaacaaccattaTTAACCTTATAAAGCCAACCGTGTCTTCGggacacagcgtacttcaaaagccCCGCTGTTCGcagacttccggcaacaattaccataataaccatATAACCAATTTCTCACTTCGGGCAAGGTCTCACAGGGGGTTCACCTGAAACCCATCATGGTAATGacccatgctttttttttcacatctttgCTCATGCAATAATGCACATGAATGATAGTGGGCCAATGACCATTTCCAAAAGGGACAACCACACTGCAGTTTAAATActtgggactctccaccttttgggttttagaactgaagaagcctcttgaaTGGGGGATGAAACATCTTCAACAACCttggccttttttcaagctcttgagacttTCACTAAAGTAAGGCTTAACAAACTGCATATGAAAAATGTATTCCCACAGTTCCGAATCTGTATCACAAGAATGGCTCAATTAAAGCTGTTAATTACTGCTCTGCCAACTGCCTGCTTAAATGTTTATTCTCTTACTCTGCTCTGTCTTCCTTCATGTCCGTGTGTGGTTTGTCATTCGCCGCTCAGAACCTCAAGTGTTTCTCCTGATTCGAAGGCACCATGAACAACACAACAGACCTTATAACTCATCCAGATTTGTGGCTCAACATGACGGCTGTAAACACCACCTCAGTTTACTATCCTGTTTTGTCATCAGCAATGAACAAAGCCATTTCAATAATAGTTATAATTGTCATCTTCATCACCATGATTTCACTTGGATGCACCATGAAGGTGTCTCAGATCAAGGTGACTTCAGCAGTGAATTCAACCATATATGTGTTCCATACTGGTGCATCTCAAAGCATAAGAGTATTGTAACAAagcttgaaaaaaataattaaaaatgtctaagtttatatatttatattcattcCACATAAGCAGACGTCCTTATCCCCAGCAACACTTCCCAAAACCTCCAAAGGGAGACATGCTAACCAAAAAGCCAGCATCAGattatttgaatattttctGAGAACAGTCAAAAAAGGGATTTACAAGGCAGAATATCCAACTTCTGAACTGAAAAACGTATTAATGTATACTATCAGTTGGGATTCCTTTACAATACATTTGTGCATCATTGTGGCATGGCATGGAGGCAATCAGCTTGTGGCACAACTAAGGTGTTATTGAAGCCCAGAATAATTTGATGGTCTTCAGAATATCTGTATATTTGGGTTGGATATTGCGCTTCTTCCTCTTGAAAACACTAATTTTTTCTGTGGGGTTCAGGTCAAGCAATTGGATGACCAAGTAAAGTAGACTGATAAAATGATCACCACACAAATTGGTATTAGTTTGTGGCGCTTTGTGTAGGCACTAAATCCTGCCGAAAAATGAACTCTGTATCTCCATAAAGCTTGTCAGTAGATGGAAATTCTCCTGGTAGTCGGCTGAACTGACTTTGGATTTGATAAAGCACCAGTACAAGCAGAGGTAGATGACGTAGCATCCCAAGTTATCAGAAACTGTAGAAACTTCACACTGGACTTCAAACATCGCAAGAATCCAAGACtttcaatttaaaatgaaatgtaaagTTCACTTTGCACCACTGAGCAGCAGTCTAGTTCTTTTTCTTCTAAGCCTACCTAAGACTCTTCTGACGTTGTCCCTGAActactgtcaagtcagcagtcttccccataaTTTGAGAGaattctgattttcatgagctaATGAACATTATCTGTAGGAATGAATATAGAATACATGAAAGTTAGCCTTTTTGAATTAAACTACACAGTATTCTAATTTTGAGGTGTGCTAGTATGTGTTTATAAACAGAGAGATAATCTTTATGATCATTTTAAGATTTGCATACCTTCTTCTCTTTCCAGTATCACCTAATGAAACCAAAGGGGGTGGCTATTGCAGTTGTGGCCCAGTATGGCATCATGCCTCTTACAGCCTTTTGCTTAGCTAAGGTTGGTGTTTACACAAACTTATAGAATATAAACATGCAgtataaataatgaaattttcatttatcttttaTATGTAAAGTCACAAATAAGGACATTAAGCGATCATTTGTGTGTCCCACAAAATTAGGAGAGGAACatctaataaaaatgtaaaaatttcattaaatgaataaaaaaagagaaatgaaagaaatgatTCCATACAGTACATTTAGAGTACATTATCTAGTATTTATATGTTTAATGCATTTTCTTTCAAATGCTTTAATTGTGTTGCTGTACTTTATTTCCACATTTTATGTTTCCATAGCTGACAACAGACCAGCACTTGTCTCACTGTTAGATATTATCGGTATTTGCATCATCTGTAAGAGGTTTTTATGATTCTGTGTTACAGGTGTTCCAGTTCGGTGATATAACAGCTGTGGTTGTTCTGATCTGTGGCTGTTGTCCTGGAGGAGCTCTCTCCAACACCCTGACTCTGGCTCTGCAGGGAGACATGAACCTCAGGTACACACAGGAAGtcatattattgtaatatataaataaataagctcCAAAAGGAATGTAATTTGAGGTGATTAATGCTCAGACAGAAAACTCCACAATGTTCTTTATCTCTGGGACAGCCAGTCAACACGTGCACaacctgtttgtgtttatgaagAGTCTCACACTATATCTGCCTGTGCAATTTTCATCAGTAACACAAAGAGAGTCACAATCCTGGCAGTCTGATTTTGGCATTTCTTGGTCAGCAGGATGCAGGAACATCCCCAGTACACTATCTGTGAGCACCATGCTGACAGGGAAATTCTGAGCATTTTGGAGCTACAAGAAAGCtctaaaatgctccaaaatatGAGGAATCTGCAAATCCTAAAGTCtctgaaaacagaaattatGTTAGTTTCTGGTCCAGTTGTGGATTCCAGCCACTCTTGTCTTTTCTTTCAGCATTGTGATGACCTCCTGTTCTACGTTGCTGGCTCTGGGTATGATGCCTCTCCTGCTCTTCCTCTACTGTCAGGGCTTCCCCAACATGCATAACACTGTGCCTTATGTTGAAATTACTGTATCGTTGGTCATGATGCTTGTGCCATGTGGCATCGGCATCCTCATCAACGCCTACAGGCCGCAGTACTCGAAGATGATCACAAAGGTTTGTGCATACTCACAACAGCCTGATTAGCAGTGTTGATTCACCCATTGGTACAGGGGTGGCAAATAAACAatttactgacatttttaatctttgtttagcaaaaatacaaaaaaaccctgcagaTTTCAACCACTTAAACGCTagaatttgatgttttttttcttgataaaCTAAGTAACTTTGGACATTTTAGACTAGACTGTGTCTCCGAGCTTCAGTAATTTCTGTATAAGACATGGATTCATACATAATCTGAGTTGAAAGACATATTTACAGCAGCAGGATCTGATTGTCAAGCTCCTCGAATGGTCCAATTTAGTTTGAGTGTTTAAATAACACGCTGATATATGTGTTTCTAACTGCTTCACCTGGTATGTTAACTTTTCTGATCAATCCAAGATACTTGATTATTACCCGATCagccaagaaaataaaaactgatgcaatATATACATGTTGCGACATTAATCAAAGGTTTCTTGCAATCAGTGAAATATCTGCCATGTTTTTCTGTATGATCTCAAGAATTTTAAACTCCCATACAAAAATTTTCTCTGACTTTCAGAGTTAAAAGTGAATTTTCCCAGTCAGGAATCCATTtttcacatgaacacacaaTACATACTATATTATACTATATACACTTTATTAGGGACACCTAATTTGTTTTGACA is a window from the Archocentrus centrarchus isolate MPI-CPG fArcCen1 unplaced genomic scaffold, fArcCen1 scaffold_180_ctg1, whole genome shotgun sequence genome containing:
- the LOC115775541 gene encoding sodium/bile acid cotransporter-like; the protein is MNNTTDLITHPDLWLNMTAVSQIKYHLMKPKGVAIAVVAQYGIMPLTAFCLAKVFQFGDITAVVVLICGCCPGGALSNTLTLALQGDMNLSIVMTSCSTLLALGMMPLLLFLYCQGFPNMHNTVPYVEITVSLVMMLVPCGIGILINAYRPQYSKMITKVGITIMVIFGVVTLTLTSIGLGGIIVALLSPPLLATAALMPLIGYSFGYIISAIFRLSQVERRTISMETGCQNIQLCTTILKIAFPQEVIGPLFLFPTVYVLLQLLEAVVIFTLFRCYKRLTREDT